The following proteins are encoded in a genomic region of Hymenobacter siberiensis:
- a CDS encoding thiolase family protein: MPTAYIVDAVRTPIGKFGGALSSVRPDDLAAHVLRELMRRNPTVDKAAIEDVIIGAANQAGEDNRNVARMAALLAGLPVTVPGNTVNRLCASGLQSIMDAARAIKCGEGDVYLAGGAESMTRAPFVMAKSESAFGRELTAHDTTLGWRFINPRLTQLHYPFAMGQTAENVAKQYNVTREEQDFFAFESQRKYARALEKGRFRKEIVPVFIPRPKGDTALFDADEQPRFSPLEKLATLKPAFQPEGGTVTAGNSAGINDGAAAVLMVSDDALKKYNLKPLARVVASAVAGVDPSVMGLGPIPATQKVLQRAGLTLADIDLIELNEAFAAQSIACVRELGMDMAKVNVNGGSIAMGHPLGSSGARITATLLHEMHRRGEGMRYGLAVMCVGVGQGAAVIYEKL; encoded by the coding sequence ATGCCAACTGCTTATATCGTGGACGCGGTGCGTACCCCGATTGGAAAATTTGGGGGTGCGCTCAGCAGCGTTCGCCCCGACGACCTGGCCGCCCATGTGCTCCGCGAGCTCATGCGCCGCAACCCAACCGTTGATAAGGCCGCCATTGAGGACGTCATCATCGGCGCCGCCAACCAAGCCGGGGAGGACAACCGCAACGTGGCCCGCATGGCCGCGCTGCTGGCCGGCCTGCCCGTTACGGTGCCCGGCAATACCGTGAACCGCCTGTGCGCCTCGGGCCTGCAGAGCATTATGGACGCGGCCCGCGCCATTAAGTGCGGCGAGGGCGACGTGTACTTGGCCGGCGGGGCTGAGAGCATGACCCGCGCCCCGTTTGTGATGGCCAAGTCGGAATCGGCGTTCGGACGCGAGCTCACGGCCCACGACACCACGTTGGGCTGGCGCTTCATCAACCCCCGCCTCACGCAGCTGCACTACCCCTTTGCCATGGGCCAGACGGCCGAGAACGTGGCCAAGCAGTACAACGTGACCCGCGAGGAGCAGGATTTCTTCGCCTTCGAGAGCCAGCGCAAGTACGCCCGCGCCCTGGAGAAAGGCCGGTTCCGCAAGGAGATTGTGCCGGTGTTTATTCCGCGTCCGAAGGGCGATACGGCTCTTTTTGATGCCGATGAGCAGCCGCGCTTCTCGCCCCTCGAAAAGCTGGCCACCCTCAAGCCCGCCTTCCAGCCCGAGGGCGGCACCGTGACGGCCGGCAATTCGGCCGGCATCAACGACGGCGCGGCGGCCGTGCTCATGGTGAGCGACGACGCGCTGAAAAAATATAACCTGAAGCCCCTGGCGCGGGTGGTAGCCTCGGCCGTGGCCGGCGTAGACCCTTCGGTGATGGGCCTCGGGCCGATTCCGGCGACCCAGAAGGTATTGCAGCGCGCCGGCCTCACGCTGGCCGACATCGACCTGATTGAGCTCAACGAAGCCTTTGCCGCCCAGAGCATTGCCTGCGTGCGCGAATTGGGCATGGACATGGCCAAGGTGAACGTGAATGGCGGCAGCATTGCCATGGGCCACCCGCTGGGCAGCTCGGGCGCACGCATCACGGCCACGCTGCTGCACGAAATGCACCGCCGCGGCGAAGGCATGCGCTACGGCCTGGCCGTGATGTGCGTGGGCGTAGGCCAGGGCGCCGCCGTGATTTACGAGAAGCTGTAA
- the truA gene encoding tRNA pseudouridine(38-40) synthase TruA, which translates to MRYFLHLAYDGTSYCGWQIQPGMPTVQAEIDRCLTQILRRPTYCLGSGRTDSGVHASHQVAHFDADLHETLPLDVLLYRLRRALPPDIGVLRLHPVPANAHARFSAEERNYEYFVVTQPNPFRRDQALYVDRPLDIAAMNEAAGYMVGQFDFTSFSKVKGGENHYVCYCTAAGWHPAPGGWVFRIRANRFVRGMVRLVVGTLLDVGRGKLTPRQFQELLWAQKRVDAGSAAPAKGLFLSRVEYEDGVVPAAEISA; encoded by the coding sequence ATGCGCTATTTCCTGCACCTTGCCTACGACGGCACTTCCTACTGCGGCTGGCAGATTCAGCCCGGCATGCCCACCGTGCAGGCCGAAATTGACCGCTGCCTGACCCAGATACTGCGCCGGCCCACTTACTGCCTGGGCAGCGGCCGCACCGATTCGGGCGTGCACGCCAGCCACCAAGTAGCGCACTTCGATGCCGACCTGCACGAAACCCTGCCGCTCGATGTGCTGCTCTACCGCCTGCGCCGGGCCCTGCCGCCCGACATCGGCGTGCTACGCCTGCACCCCGTACCGGCCAATGCGCACGCCCGCTTCTCGGCGGAGGAGCGCAACTACGAGTACTTCGTGGTGACCCAGCCCAACCCCTTCCGGCGCGACCAGGCCCTGTACGTGGACCGCCCGCTAGACATTGCCGCCATGAATGAGGCCGCCGGCTATATGGTGGGGCAGTTCGATTTCACGTCCTTTTCGAAAGTGAAGGGCGGCGAAAACCACTACGTGTGCTACTGCACGGCCGCCGGCTGGCACCCGGCACCCGGCGGCTGGGTGTTCCGCATTCGGGCCAACCGCTTTGTGCGGGGCATGGTGCGGCTGGTGGTGGGCACCCTGCTCGACGTGGGCCGGGGCAAGCTCACGCCGCGCCAGTTTCAGGAGCTGCTGTGGGCGCAGAAGCGGGTAGATGCCGGCAGCGCCGCGCCAGCCAAAGGACTTTTCCTGAGCCGGGTGGAGTATGAGGACGGTGTGGTGCCGGCGGCGGAAATCAGCGCGTAG